One Nocardia iowensis DNA window includes the following coding sequences:
- a CDS encoding 3-carboxy-cis,cis-muconate cycloisomerase family FAD/NAD(P)-binding protein, with amino-acid sequence MSKGDNSETLRIAIVGVGPRGLNVFERICANVRDDRNTPGLEVFLIDSTRVGSGAVWRTDQSPLLLMNTVAAQITIFTDDTVQMEGPVVLGPSLFEWADFLVKIGNFADLPEPMYEEVRRIGPNTYPTRALYGHYLRWAYERTRDRYAPWVRAHELTATVTDLRDDATGLQELALDTGDRLCGLHAVVLTQGHLPLTRPTDAGSLPMAARRLGLNYIAPANAADVDLDSVLEREPVLIRGLGLTFFDYMALLTVGRDGCFKESKGALEYIPSGREPLIVAGCRRGVPHHARGANEKGIAGRHVPVLLDAERIAQLRLRADRFGDVDFRRDVWPLISREVESVYYTALIADRISPRELRRFRDRYFAAATDREAGEVLDDFLVAEQDRWNWTTVTDPTAGRRFADPADFQEWLLDYLDADLRHAELGNVRDPVKAALDVLRDLRNEVRQVVDHGGITGRSYRDDLDRWYTPMNAFLSIGPPARRIAELAALIRAGTVRILGPGMHVRVDEDRGCFVAQAALVDHSATTARVLIDAWLPYPDLHGTEDPLLRNLLRRNDVRGYTMGNPDGSTYRTGGLAVDQGSHAVLDGVGRIHPRRYAFGVPTEAVRWVTAAGPRPGVNSVTLSDGDQIARAILAAHRKTRVDTPLERTDSMTIDKGLLAPVRVGVPVESLVTDDAWIEAMLDVELGLSRAQARLGIIPDSAADSVAAAIRTHRFDTRAIAEAARGAANPVVALVELLHRAVADIDPASADYVHYGSTSQDILDTATMLIAARALTTITGDLADTLDSLGRLARRHRDTPIAARTLGMHAVPTTFGAKVAGWMQGLTHARDRVNRVLATGLPIQLGGAAGTFASYVECARAGSSELAAAPPEQIFERLTAEFAAELSLTAGPTPWHTIRTPIADLGGALATVSGALGKFAVDVISQSRTEVVELFEPTAPGRGESSAMPQKRNPALSTMIRAAALQVPGLTSTLFGTLLAEDERPAGAWHAEWQPLRDCLLLVGGAAHTAAELAAGLTADADRMRENLTITKGQLVSERLSIRLTPLLGKTAAKKTLQAAAFEAHASGRALADVLTEDVDVRAHVTQDEIIELLRPENYLGAAPALVDQALRRL; translated from the coding sequence ATGTCGAAGGGGGACAACAGCGAGACCCTGCGGATCGCGATAGTCGGCGTCGGGCCGCGTGGGCTGAATGTCTTCGAACGGATCTGCGCCAACGTGCGCGACGACCGGAATACCCCCGGTCTCGAGGTCTTCCTCATAGATTCGACCCGGGTCGGATCCGGCGCGGTCTGGCGCACCGACCAATCCCCGCTGCTGCTGATGAATACCGTTGCGGCACAGATCACCATCTTCACCGACGACACCGTGCAGATGGAGGGCCCGGTGGTGCTCGGGCCGAGCCTGTTCGAGTGGGCGGATTTCCTGGTCAAGATCGGAAACTTCGCGGACCTGCCCGAGCCGATGTACGAGGAGGTCCGCCGGATCGGGCCGAACACCTATCCCACCCGGGCGCTGTACGGCCACTATCTGCGCTGGGCCTACGAGCGAACCCGCGACCGGTATGCGCCGTGGGTGCGCGCACACGAACTCACCGCCACCGTCACCGACCTGCGCGACGACGCGACGGGGCTACAAGAGTTGGCATTGGACACCGGCGACCGGCTGTGCGGCTTGCATGCCGTCGTGCTGACCCAGGGACATCTGCCCCTCACCCGACCGACCGACGCCGGATCGCTGCCCATGGCGGCTCGACGTCTCGGACTGAACTACATCGCACCCGCCAATGCCGCCGATGTCGACCTGGACAGCGTGCTCGAACGGGAGCCGGTCCTCATCCGGGGATTGGGCCTTACCTTCTTCGACTACATGGCCTTGCTGACGGTCGGCCGCGACGGCTGCTTCAAGGAATCCAAAGGGGCGCTGGAATACATTCCCTCCGGCCGGGAACCGCTGATCGTGGCCGGTTGCCGACGCGGTGTGCCGCACCATGCCAGGGGCGCCAACGAGAAGGGGATCGCCGGACGGCATGTCCCCGTCCTGCTCGATGCCGAGCGGATCGCCCAATTGCGGCTTCGCGCAGACCGATTCGGCGACGTCGACTTCCGGCGGGACGTGTGGCCGCTGATTTCCCGCGAGGTGGAGTCGGTCTACTACACCGCGCTGATCGCCGATCGGATCAGCCCGCGCGAGCTGCGCCGCTTCCGGGACCGGTACTTCGCCGCCGCCACCGACCGCGAGGCGGGCGAAGTACTCGACGACTTCCTGGTGGCCGAGCAGGACAGATGGAATTGGACCACCGTCACCGATCCGACCGCCGGTCGCCGGTTCGCCGACCCCGCCGACTTCCAGGAGTGGTTGCTCGACTACCTCGACGCCGACCTGCGCCATGCCGAGCTCGGCAATGTGCGCGACCCGGTCAAGGCCGCCCTGGATGTGCTGCGGGATCTGCGTAACGAGGTCAGACAGGTGGTGGACCACGGCGGTATCACCGGCCGGTCCTATCGGGACGACCTCGACCGGTGGTACACGCCGATGAACGCGTTCCTGTCCATCGGCCCGCCCGCGCGTCGGATAGCGGAACTCGCGGCGCTGATCAGAGCGGGCACCGTCCGAATCCTCGGTCCTGGCATGCACGTTCGGGTCGACGAGGACCGCGGCTGCTTCGTCGCGCAAGCCGCGCTGGTGGACCACTCCGCCACCACCGCACGGGTCCTCATCGACGCCTGGCTGCCGTACCCGGACCTGCACGGCACCGAAGATCCGCTGCTGCGCAACCTGTTACGGCGCAACGACGTGCGCGGCTACACGATGGGCAACCCGGACGGCAGCACGTATCGAACCGGCGGGCTGGCGGTGGATCAGGGTTCGCATGCCGTGCTGGACGGTGTCGGCCGAATTCATCCGCGGCGCTACGCATTCGGGGTTCCCACCGAGGCCGTGCGCTGGGTCACCGCGGCGGGTCCACGGCCCGGCGTCAACTCGGTGACCCTGTCGGATGGCGACCAGATCGCCAGGGCGATCCTTGCCGCGCACCGCAAGACGCGGGTGGACACCCCTCTCGAAAGGACCGATTCCATGACGATAGACAAGGGACTGCTCGCGCCGGTGCGGGTCGGCGTTCCGGTGGAGAGCCTGGTGACCGACGACGCCTGGATCGAGGCCATGCTCGACGTCGAACTCGGCTTGTCCCGCGCCCAGGCCCGGCTCGGCATCATTCCCGACAGTGCCGCGGACAGCGTGGCGGCGGCGATACGCACGCATCGGTTCGACACCAGGGCCATCGCCGAGGCCGCCCGCGGCGCGGCGAATCCGGTGGTGGCGCTGGTGGAGCTGCTGCACCGGGCCGTGGCCGACATCGACCCGGCCAGTGCCGATTACGTCCATTACGGCTCGACCAGCCAAGACATCCTGGACACCGCAACGATGCTGATCGCCGCCCGCGCCTTGACCACCATCACCGGCGACCTGGCCGATACGCTGGACTCCCTCGGCCGCCTCGCCCGCAGGCACCGGGACACCCCGATCGCCGCGCGGACGCTGGGCATGCACGCCGTACCGACGACATTCGGCGCCAAGGTGGCGGGCTGGATGCAGGGCCTGACGCACGCCCGCGATCGGGTGAATCGGGTACTGGCTACCGGACTGCCGATCCAGTTGGGCGGCGCGGCAGGGACATTCGCGTCCTACGTGGAATGCGCGCGGGCCGGAAGCTCGGAACTGGCCGCGGCTCCGCCCGAGCAGATCTTCGAGCGACTGACCGCCGAGTTCGCGGCCGAGCTGTCGCTCACCGCCGGACCAACGCCCTGGCACACCATCCGCACCCCGATCGCCGACCTCGGCGGTGCGCTGGCCACCGTTTCGGGTGCGCTCGGCAAATTCGCCGTCGACGTGATCTCGCAGTCCCGGACCGAAGTCGTCGAGCTGTTCGAGCCGACCGCACCGGGGCGAGGCGAGTCCTCCGCCATGCCGCAGAAGCGAAATCCCGCTCTCAGCACCATGATCCGGGCCGCGGCATTGCAGGTGCCCGGCCTGACATCAACCTTGTTCGGCACGCTGCTCGCGGAGGACGAGCGACCGGCGGGCGCCTGGCATGCCGAATGGCAGCCGCTGCGTGACTGTCTGCTCCTGGTCGGCGGTGCCGCACACACGGCGGCGGAGCTGGCGGCCGGCTTGACCGCCGACGCCGACCGGATGCGGGAGAACCTGACGATCACCAAGGGGCAACTGGTGTCGGAGCGGCTGTCGATCCGGTTGACCCCGTTGCTCGGTAAGACGGCGGCCAAGAAGACATTGCAGGCCGCGGCGTTCGAGGCGCACGCCAGCGGCCGCGCCCTCGCCGATGTGCTCACCGAGGACGTCGATGTCCGCGCCCACGTCACCCAGGATGAGATCATCGAACTGCTGCGCCCGGAGAACTACCTCGGCGCAGCGCCTGCTCTCGTGGACCAGGCGCTGCGCCGACTGTGA
- a CDS encoding cutinase family protein, whose amino-acid sequence MHSSMRYVATAIVTVGVAVGSAAVAAPAIVHAAPADCAETFNLFIPGTWETNEAADPAQPIGMLKPIAEAIQRQQGPQSDIYFTPYMARAFDNGYTYADSKNTALTKARTTLRAYGTRCPAAKFTLTGYSQGADAAGDLASEIGNDRGPVPADRVLAVGLLADPGAGTKGEIAVGPRTAGTGIADPRPQGMGKLSGRVTSICDPGDLYCSIQKNLNPLLGKLGSLLSTIPSESKVATALTSDFSKADLPGIGNAVGELAAGLTTPGGIDLARVRAKADKLANTIDPLADLIDSGAANRTAARLAAAPAGSAEHNAGEVLLKAGESDLAAATAAVKTIEDTAAQLLDRGVSTLQENSPDAAALTTAAEALNGQVAPLVSIQVDVLGSASDILSLLKPSALVNQSLDVVANVTALDFPAILRNLTLLGQKVAAMDAHGAHQVAGELNNQFQPLVKLIAGADVKQISQVLSAIPNSQGYIQFAALATSILSGVDVLRLANIVGRIQEVAWSVIEKLVPPPGQQPDLAGAAAALSGLLPVGQELASVAIGPLTSKVQALDLSDLAAAPAQAPRGINLFALIGDGLSAASFFTSSAHINYGSLVVDNKGRNAIQWLGDWLNQEIGRAN is encoded by the coding sequence ATGCATTCGTCCATGCGCTACGTGGCAACCGCAATCGTGACCGTCGGTGTCGCCGTCGGGTCCGCTGCCGTCGCCGCCCCGGCCATCGTGCACGCCGCACCGGCCGACTGCGCGGAGACGTTCAACCTGTTCATCCCCGGCACCTGGGAAACCAATGAGGCCGCCGACCCCGCGCAGCCCATCGGCATGCTCAAGCCGATCGCCGAGGCGATCCAGCGCCAGCAGGGTCCGCAATCCGACATCTACTTCACGCCCTATATGGCGCGCGCTTTCGACAACGGCTACACCTACGCCGACAGCAAGAACACCGCGCTGACCAAAGCGCGGACAACGCTGCGTGCCTACGGCACCCGCTGTCCCGCAGCGAAATTCACGCTGACCGGTTACAGTCAGGGCGCCGACGCCGCCGGTGACCTGGCCTCCGAGATCGGCAACGACCGCGGCCCTGTGCCCGCCGACCGGGTTCTTGCCGTCGGGCTGCTCGCCGATCCAGGAGCGGGCACCAAGGGCGAGATCGCCGTGGGTCCACGTACCGCGGGCACTGGCATCGCCGATCCCCGGCCGCAGGGCATGGGCAAGCTCTCCGGACGGGTCACCTCGATCTGCGATCCAGGCGACCTGTACTGCTCGATTCAGAAGAACCTGAACCCGCTGCTCGGGAAGCTGGGCTCGCTGCTGAGCACGATCCCCAGCGAATCCAAGGTGGCCACCGCGCTGACCTCGGATTTCTCCAAAGCCGACTTGCCGGGCATCGGTAATGCGGTCGGTGAGCTGGCCGCCGGACTCACCACCCCCGGCGGCATCGATCTGGCACGGGTCCGCGCCAAAGCGGACAAGCTGGCCAACACCATCGATCCACTCGCCGACCTGATCGACTCCGGCGCGGCCAACCGCACCGCGGCCCGACTGGCCGCCGCCCCCGCCGGATCGGCCGAGCACAACGCGGGCGAGGTCCTGCTCAAGGCCGGAGAGTCCGACCTGGCGGCCGCCACGGCCGCGGTGAAAACGATCGAAGACACCGCCGCCCAGCTGTTGGACCGGGGAGTCAGCACGCTCCAGGAGAACTCACCGGACGCGGCGGCGCTGACCACCGCCGCCGAGGCGCTCAACGGTCAGGTCGCGCCGCTGGTCTCCATTCAGGTCGACGTCCTCGGGTCGGCCTCGGACATCCTGTCCCTGCTCAAACCCAGTGCGCTGGTGAATCAGTCACTCGATGTCGTCGCCAACGTCACCGCACTCGACTTCCCGGCGATCCTGCGCAATCTGACTCTCCTGGGCCAGAAGGTGGCCGCGATGGACGCGCACGGCGCCCACCAGGTCGCCGGGGAGCTGAACAACCAGTTCCAGCCGTTGGTCAAACTGATCGCGGGCGCTGACGTGAAACAGATCTCGCAGGTGCTGTCGGCAATCCCCAACTCGCAGGGCTACATTCAGTTCGCCGCGCTGGCGACCTCGATCCTGTCCGGTGTCGATGTCCTCCGGCTGGCGAATATCGTCGGTCGGATCCAGGAAGTCGCCTGGTCGGTAATCGAGAAGCTGGTCCCGCCACCGGGACAGCAACCCGACCTCGCTGGCGCGGCGGCCGCGTTGTCCGGCCTGCTGCCGGTGGGTCAAGAGCTGGCCTCGGTCGCGATCGGCCCGCTGACGAGCAAAGTGCAGGCCCTGGACCTCAGCGACCTGGCCGCGGCACCGGCCCAGGCGCCCCGAGGGATCAACTTGTTCGCCCTCATCGGCGACGGCCTCAGCGCCGCAAGCTTTTTCACCTCCAGCGCGCACATCAACTACGGATCCCTCGTCGTCGACAACAAGGGCCGCAACGCCATCCAGTGGCTCGGTGACTGGCTGAACCAGGAGATCGGACGCGCCAACTGA
- a CDS encoding TIM-barrel domain-containing protein has protein sequence MRRITHITLGLLVVASSLVSTPTAGADPEAGKLAELSGVVEDGATTTLKSGPAAVRVSFPKPGAVRVQLAPDGQFTDPAGNKIVLPTKDTPVVPARTDKGDYWALSTTDLTLRAYKSPLRFALYDRADAKEIWAETAPLSWTKDTTTQSLGRGPSEQFFGGGEQNGRFSHRDQTIKIFADHNWNDGGAPNSQPFYLSSKGYGVLRNTFAPGSYSFTDPARTTHQERRFDAIYVVGDGPKGVISAYTALVGRPFLPPIYGLEMGDSDCYLHNANRGERRTLDALAIADGYVQNQMPNGWMLVNDGYGCGYENLQQVGEGLRKREMQLGLWTEDGLPHQAEEVKAGVRVRKLDVAWVGPGYQFALDGCDSAHRGIEENSDARGFVWTPVSWAGAQRCAVLWSGDQSGSYDYIRWQIPTYAGSTMSGIAYNTGDVDGIFDGSPQTYTRDLQWKAFLPTIMSMDGWAPKDKQPWRYGEPYTSINRKYLQLKERLLPYTYSYSVEANRTGVGQVRPLALEYPNDPATWGDQARYEFLSGKDFLVAPVYNDADVRNGIYLPEGTWIDYWTGRSWTGPTTVDGYRAPLDTLPLFVRAGAVVPMWPEGTQSWRTRDKSVLDLDIYPKGEGSFTLTEDDGVTRGYQRGEQATQNFTVRASESGPVEVTIGASSGSYHGKPDVRRYQLSVHKGSSPTAVDTSNGPLPQRTSRDDLDRAANGWWFDPNDRGGVVHVKTDPIAAVGSQSVILR, from the coding sequence ATGCGCAGAATCACGCATATCACCCTAGGTTTGCTGGTGGTCGCCAGCAGCCTGGTCAGCACACCAACGGCCGGGGCCGACCCGGAGGCAGGCAAGCTCGCCGAGCTCAGTGGGGTCGTCGAGGACGGTGCGACAACCACTTTGAAGTCCGGTCCGGCCGCGGTCCGGGTCAGCTTCCCCAAGCCCGGCGCGGTACGCGTGCAGCTGGCTCCCGACGGCCAGTTCACCGACCCGGCCGGGAACAAGATCGTGCTGCCGACGAAGGACACCCCGGTCGTCCCGGCCCGCACCGACAAGGGCGATTACTGGGCCTTGTCCACCACCGATCTCACCCTGCGCGCGTACAAGTCTCCCCTGCGCTTCGCCCTGTACGACCGCGCCGATGCCAAAGAGATCTGGGCCGAGACGGCACCGCTGTCCTGGACCAAGGACACGACCACCCAGAGTCTCGGCCGGGGACCGAGCGAACAGTTCTTCGGCGGCGGCGAACAGAACGGGCGGTTCAGCCACCGCGACCAGACCATCAAGATCTTTGCAGACCACAACTGGAACGACGGCGGCGCACCGAACTCGCAGCCGTTCTATCTGTCCAGCAAGGGCTACGGCGTGCTCCGCAACACCTTCGCACCAGGCAGCTACTCGTTCACCGATCCGGCCCGGACCACCCATCAGGAACGCCGCTTCGATGCGATCTACGTCGTCGGCGACGGCCCGAAGGGTGTGATCTCCGCCTACACCGCACTGGTCGGCAGGCCCTTCCTGCCGCCGATCTACGGGCTGGAGATGGGCGACTCCGACTGCTACCTGCACAACGCCAATCGCGGCGAACGGCGCACCCTCGACGCCCTCGCCATTGCCGACGGGTACGTGCAGAACCAGATGCCCAACGGCTGGATGCTGGTCAACGACGGATACGGCTGCGGTTATGAGAATTTGCAGCAGGTCGGCGAGGGTCTGCGCAAACGCGAGATGCAACTCGGGCTGTGGACCGAGGACGGGCTGCCGCATCAGGCGGAGGAGGTCAAGGCCGGGGTGCGGGTGCGCAAACTGGACGTGGCCTGGGTGGGTCCCGGCTACCAGTTCGCGCTGGACGGCTGCGACAGCGCGCACCGCGGCATCGAGGAGAACAGCGACGCACGGGGTTTCGTCTGGACGCCGGTGAGCTGGGCGGGCGCGCAACGATGTGCGGTGCTGTGGAGTGGGGACCAGTCCGGGTCCTACGACTACATTCGCTGGCAGATTCCGACTTACGCGGGTTCGACGATGTCGGGCATCGCGTACAACACCGGTGACGTCGACGGCATCTTCGACGGCAGTCCGCAGACGTACACCCGGGATCTCCAGTGGAAGGCGTTCCTGCCCACCATCATGTCGATGGACGGGTGGGCGCCCAAGGACAAGCAGCCGTGGCGGTACGGCGAGCCGTACACCTCTATCAACCGAAAGTACTTGCAGCTCAAGGAACGACTGCTGCCGTACACCTATTCCTACTCGGTCGAGGCGAATCGCACCGGCGTCGGCCAGGTCCGGCCGCTCGCGCTGGAGTACCCGAACGATCCGGCGACCTGGGGCGATCAGGCACGCTACGAATTCCTCTCCGGCAAGGACTTTCTCGTCGCCCCGGTGTACAACGATGCCGACGTGCGAAACGGGATCTACCTACCGGAGGGCACCTGGATCGACTACTGGACCGGGCGCTCCTGGACGGGACCGACCACCGTGGACGGCTATCGCGCTCCGCTGGATACCCTTCCGCTGTTCGTGCGGGCGGGCGCGGTGGTGCCGATGTGGCCGGAGGGCACCCAGTCGTGGCGGACCCGGGACAAGAGCGTGCTGGATCTCGACATCTACCCGAAGGGCGAGGGCAGCTTCACGCTGACCGAGGACGACGGCGTGACCCGGGGCTATCAGCGGGGTGAGCAGGCCACGCAGAACTTCACCGTGCGCGCGTCCGAGTCCGGCCCGGTCGAGGTGACCATCGGCGCCAGCTCGGGTTCGTATCACGGCAAACCCGACGTCCGTCGCTACCAACTCTCGGTGCACAAGGGTTCGTCCCCGACCGCCGTCGATACCTCGAATGGCCCACTGCCCCAACGGACCAGCCGCGACGACCTCGATCGTGCGGCCAACGGCTGGTGGTTCGACCCGAACGATCGTGGTGGGGTCGTGCACGTCAAGACCGATCCGATCGCCGCGGTCGGCAGTCAGTCGGTGATCCTGCGGTAA
- a CDS encoding carbon-nitrogen hydrolase family protein translates to MRIAAAQARPAWLDPTAGTKIVVDYLTQAATAGVELVAFPETFLSGYPIWLAPTGGAQFDHPTQKAAYAYYLDAAVTLDGPHLATVCEAVADLGVFCYLGITERVRGTVFCTLVAIDPARGLVGAHRKLMPTHEERMVWGLGDGHGLRAHEVGGFRVGGLSCWENWMPLARHALYADGATLHISTWPGSIRNTEDITRFVAMEGRVYSLAVGAVLDYADVPSGFPLRDQLLALDQPAGYDGGSAIAAPDGTWLVEPVTNEERLVIADIDPAEVARERQNFDPTGHYARPDVFAVTVDRHRRTAATFLDD, encoded by the coding sequence ATGCGGATTGCTGCGGCGCAGGCCCGTCCTGCCTGGCTCGACCCAACGGCCGGAACGAAGATCGTCGTCGACTACCTGACCCAGGCCGCCACGGCGGGGGTGGAGCTGGTCGCGTTTCCGGAGACGTTCCTGTCCGGCTATCCGATCTGGCTTGCGCCCACCGGCGGTGCCCAATTCGACCACCCCACCCAAAAGGCCGCCTACGCATACTATTTGGATGCCGCCGTCACCCTGGACGGCCCACACCTGGCCACAGTGTGCGAGGCGGTCGCCGACCTCGGCGTGTTCTGCTACCTCGGCATCACCGAGCGAGTACGCGGCACGGTGTTCTGCACGCTCGTCGCCATCGACCCGGCTCGCGGGCTGGTCGGCGCGCACCGCAAACTGATGCCGACGCACGAGGAGCGGATGGTCTGGGGCCTCGGCGACGGGCACGGCTTGCGCGCGCACGAGGTCGGCGGGTTCCGCGTCGGCGGCCTGTCCTGCTGGGAGAACTGGATGCCACTGGCCCGGCACGCGCTCTACGCCGACGGGGCCACCCTGCATATCTCCACTTGGCCGGGATCGATCCGCAACACCGAGGACATCACTCGATTCGTCGCCATGGAAGGCCGGGTTTACTCCCTGGCCGTCGGCGCCGTCCTCGACTACGCCGACGTACCGTCCGGCTTCCCCCTCCGCGACCAACTTCTCGCTCTCGACCAGCCCGCGGGCTACGACGGCGGCTCCGCGATCGCAGCCCCGGACGGCACCTGGCTGGTCGAACCGGTGACCAACGAGGAGCGCCTCGTCATCGCCGACATCGACCCCGCCGAGGTAGCCCGCGAGCGCCAGAATTTCGACCCCACCGGTCACTACGCCCGCCCCGACGTCTTCGCGGTCACCGTGGACCGCCACCGCCGCACCGCGGCAACCTTTCTGGACGACTGA
- a CDS encoding lactonase family protein gives MRDNEFGRRRLLGLLGAAGVGVAVTTGTTRPGTAGAATGTRAFLGSYTSSGAGGSGIGVAAVDPRTGRLTVETVVDVADPSFLAMSPDRRYLYAVNEGSGAGTATAVDVRSSRPTVLNTVAVQGEGPTHLCVTPDGRYVLTANYTSGSVSVLAVADGGRLGAVTDVVQHTGTGPDPDRQSAPHAHQVSIDPSGRWVLVVDLGVDSIYVYRLADGKLHRHAQAAMTPGSGPRHLAFHPNGRTVFLANELNSTVTVCEWQAERGELRAGLSLPADLNGGGDRNYPSAPVVAKDGRFLYLANRGHDNVATFAVLGGGFLAPLGTTPCGGKFPRDLTLSPDGRRLYAANQKSNSVTCLNLDPFTGLPAAPSASFEVPAATCVLFE, from the coding sequence GTGCGCGATAACGAATTCGGACGGCGGCGCTTGCTCGGCCTGCTGGGCGCGGCGGGTGTCGGCGTCGCGGTGACGACCGGAACAACGCGACCCGGCACGGCTGGAGCGGCAACCGGGACGCGCGCGTTCCTCGGTTCTTATACCTCCAGCGGCGCAGGCGGATCCGGCATCGGCGTCGCCGCCGTCGACCCCCGCACCGGTCGGTTGACCGTGGAAACGGTTGTGGACGTGGCGGATCCGTCCTTCCTGGCGATGTCGCCCGACCGGCGCTACCTGTACGCGGTCAACGAGGGTTCCGGCGCCGGGACGGCTACCGCTGTCGATGTGCGGTCTTCCCGGCCGACCGTGTTGAATACCGTTGCCGTGCAAGGAGAGGGGCCGACTCACCTGTGCGTCACCCCCGACGGTCGCTACGTGCTGACCGCGAACTACACCTCGGGCAGCGTCAGCGTGCTCGCGGTGGCCGACGGCGGACGGCTCGGCGCGGTGACCGATGTCGTCCAGCACACCGGCACTGGACCGGACCCGGATCGGCAATCCGCGCCGCACGCGCATCAGGTGTCGATCGACCCCTCCGGCCGCTGGGTGCTGGTGGTCGATCTCGGCGTCGACTCCATCTACGTCTACCGACTGGCCGACGGCAAGCTGCACCGGCACGCACAGGCCGCGATGACACCGGGCAGCGGCCCGCGACACTTGGCATTCCACCCCAACGGCCGCACCGTCTTTCTCGCCAACGAGCTGAATTCCACGGTGACCGTCTGCGAGTGGCAGGCCGAGCGCGGCGAATTGCGCGCCGGGCTTTCGCTGCCCGCGGATCTGAACGGCGGCGGCGACCGGAACTACCCGTCCGCGCCCGTGGTCGCCAAGGACGGCCGCTTCCTCTACCTCGCCAACCGTGGCCACGACAATGTCGCGACCTTCGCCGTGCTGGGCGGCGGGTTCCTCGCCCCGCTGGGCACCACCCCGTGCGGCGGAAAGTTTCCCCGGGATCTGACATTGAGCCCGGACGGGCGGCGGCTGTACGCGGCCAACCAGAAGTCGAACTCGGTGACCTGCTTGAATCTCGACCCCTTCACCGGCCTGCCTGCCGCACCCTCGGCCTCGTTCGAGGTACCCGCCGCCACCTGCGTGCTGTTCGAGTAG